DNA sequence from the Leptospiraceae bacterium genome:
GATACGAGTAAAAAGAATTATCTTATACTACAACAAGCCATGAGATTTTTCTTCAAGACTTCGCTCAAGTTTTTGGTCTTTTGCAACTCCTGCCTTGCTTTATCCTTATAGCCTGAATCCAATAAATCATATATGGTTTGGGCTGAGTTGTGAATTCCTTTATGAATTCCATCAATTTCCTTCCATATTTTTTCATTTGATTTAGGAATAGCAGAAGAGTGATAAAAAATTCCGAATCGACAACGCGTATGCTCTAACTCAATATTTCTTTCTTCCTCATGCTCAATAATCGCTTCTAATTTTTCCATCCAGGTGTTATGTGCGGTAATCGCGGATTCGACTTCTAAGAAAAAATCATCTTCTGTCATCAAGTTTACAGAAGAAATCAGCTTAAACATAGAAGAAGAAATATGTATGACTTCATCTGTATCCTGTGTAATTAATTCAAGCCTGGTTTGAATTCTCTTACTGGAATCATTAATTGAATTAAAGCGTTGATTAATATTTAAGACATTTTTCGTGATTACTTCTGAATTCTTCGAAACCTCATCAATCGAATCGGTTAATACAACCGAACTATCAGATATTGTAGCCGTAATCTTATTCATTTCATGAATATTCTGTAGTACCTCCGAAATCTTCTCCATAGCAGTCCCTGTATCATTTGAAATCTCAATAATTTTTTGCGAAACCTCTTCACTGCTGTTATTATTTGAATAAATCTTTTCTAATATAACTTTTAGATTTTTATTAATACCTTCAACTGCTTCCCGGCTTCCTTCTGCCAGTTTTCCAATTTCAGAAGCTACTACAGAAAAGCCTCTCCCGGATTCACCGGCCCTGGCAGCTTCAATGGAAGCATTCAAAGCTAAAAGATTGGTTTTTTCTGAAATTTCCTGAATGGTTTGTATGGTTCTCTCTATAAGGTTCACCTTATCTGTTAATTCTTTATTTTTGCTGAGCATTTCATCCATAGCAGAAATAGCCAGATCCATACTATTCCTGATCTGGGTAATCTTCTCTTCTCCTAATGAAGCTTTTTTCGAAGATTCTTCCGTTAAGGACATTACCCGGTTGATTTCCTCAGTCAAATTTCGAGAAAAAGCCGCATTCTTTGCAATCGATTTATCCTGTGAACGAATGGTAGCTTCAATACCATTTAACTCTTCTTTTCCCCTATCCATGTCTCTTTCAATTGAGATAAAATTTTGTGAATAAATATATAATTCACGGATGATTAAACTCACCTTCACAATAATTTCTCTAAAAGTATAAAATATTTTCAGTAATTTTCCTCTTAAAACCTCCGAAAAAGAATTAAAATCCTGTGAAAGCTTCCCGATTTCGTCCTTTGAAACAACAGGAATCCTCTGGGTTAAGTCACCCTCATTTTTAGCTAATAAACTCATCCTGGCAATTAGATTATTCAAAGGAAAAAGAATAAGCTTATTGTAATATATTAATACACCTATAGATCCGGTAAGAATAATAAAAATTACAAATACCTGCAATATCTTAAGGTAAGTAAGTTTTTTTTCAGAAACACCCTGAATCAACTGAACAGCCTTATCCATTTCTTTGAGAAGAACTATATTGCTATGATATAAGTCTTTACTAATCTGCTTTTCTCTTATTGTAATCTGAATCAGCCTCTGGTTTTTCAACCAGTATTGACTTACAATTTCCAATTGAGCTTTTGTTTTTCCCTCAGAAGGCAATAAATACACCTTCTTTTTCCAGGAAAGATCCAGAGAAGCTTCTCCTCCATCTTTAAGGGCTTTCAAACTTGTATCAAACAGTTGAATCGTATTCTCCAGTTCTTCTCGATAAGATTCATCATTTGAATGTAAAAAGAGACTCAATTCTTTTAACATCTTCTGGCTAAGCATTCTTTGCCTTCCGGAAAGATTAATTTCCAGGGCGTCTTTTTCTTTTAAGTGAACAATATAAAAAGATAAGAGAAAGTTAAGAATTAAGATTCCTAAAAAGAAGAGGGGCGGCAGAAAAAATTTATATATAAATTTCATTGTTGATTTAATAGTTATTTAGATCTTTCCAAACCATAGTAATATTGCCCTTTTTTTTGAATTAAGTTCCGAGAAATTAAACCTTCGGCAATCAAAAGAAGTCCCGTAACCGCTTCCTCTTTTTTTTTCAAAGGTTCCTCCTTTCCTGCGGACATCAACTGATGTATATACTCCCTTCTTTTTGGTTCTAAAACACCGAGCATAGAACCCACCACCTTTTCATTGCCATGCAAAAAAGCCAGGGCTAAAACCGGTGGAGGAGTTTCATTACAGAGATAATATAAAGCTCTATTATCAAAATAAGATAGATCCTCAAACTTTTTTAAAATCTTTTCATCTCCTCCTGACATCAGAAAAACTCCTTCAAGCGGGTTTTTAAGTATTTTACAAGATACTCAGGCTTTGGCCTGGCTCCGCATACCTTCTCTATAAGCTTATCCGGTTCTAAAATTTTTCCCTGTAAATGAATGTTCTTCTTTAGCCAATTCGACAGAGGAGAAAGGTCTCCATGTTGCATAAGACCTTTCCAGAAATCAGGCGTATCCTCCAAAAACTTGTGGAAAAACTGGGCAGAATAGATGTTGCCGAGGGTATAGGTAGGAAAATATCCAAAGCCTCCTCCGCTCCAATGCACATCCTGCAAGACTCCTTCTGCATCATTATGAATTTGGAGGTCAAATAGTTCTTTCATCCCTGCATTCCATCTTTCCGGTAGTTCTCTCACAGGCAGGCCTTCAGAAATCAGTTCTTTCTCAATCTCGTATCTAAGAATGATGTGGAGGTTATAAGTTAACTGATCAGCTTCTACCCGAATTTTTGTTTTGGCTGATGAATTCAGGTAGTTGTATAAATCCTCAAAAGGTAAATCATAGTGATTGATTTCAAAATCTTTACAAAGACTCGGATAATAATATTCCCAGAATGCACGGGAACGACCTATCTGGTTTTCCCAGAGTCGACTTTGAGATTCATGGATCCCGAAAGATACCGAAGCGGTAAGAGGACTCGGATAATCTTCCATTTCTCCTACTCCCATTTCATACAGGGAATGTCCTGATTCATGCAGAACTCCCATGATAGAAGAAATGGGATCTTTTTCATCATACCGTGTAGTAATCCGAAAATCTTTTCTTCCCAGATTGGTAGAAAAGGGGTGGGAACTTTTATCCAAACGACTCATATCTTCGGGCAAACCAAGAGCAGCCGGCAGCCTTCGATTGAATAATTCCTGCCTTCTTTCCGAGATTTCCGATTTAAAAGGATTGGGGAATTCTCTTGCTTCATTCACCATAGGAATCAGGGAGTTTTTCAAACCCATGAATAGAGGATCCAGTTTTTCTACATTAATTCCGGTTTCATAACCTTCTAAGAGTGCATCATAGCGATTGCGATCATAACCGTAACACTCAGCCATTTCTATAGAAAGTTCTACAATCTCAGAAAGTATTCCTTCAAATTCTTTGAAGTTTTTATTCTTTCTTGCCGACTCCCAGATTCCATGAGCCAGGTTCGTTTTCTGACTAAATTTCTCTACAAGTTCTACCGGAAGGGTAACGGCACGATTTCTTTCTTTTCGAAGAACCTCTATTTCACGAAGATAAAAACTTTCTTTTTCCGGTTTGGTTCGGCGAATAAATTCCTCGGCTTCATCAATTAAACGCAAGAAATGATTCCCGGTAAAATTCTTATGTTGCAGGGCTGATAGTTGGGCAATTTGTCCGGCTCTCTCCGGCCTGGCTTCCGGAGGCATGGTAACCTCAGAATCCCAGTGCAGGATGCTGATGACATTTTGTAAATTAACCAGTTCTTTCCAATACTTTCGATATTCCGTAAATGCGTTCTTTTCCATGGGATTCACTTTCGAAATTCAGTTTATTCAAAGCAAAACTTTCGTAAAGAATTTTCTGACTCAAAAGTAAGAAAAAAGATGATTGAAAGTGAGGTATATATCTTAAAACTTCCCCCTTTCCTGCAACTCGCCGTTGGCTCGCTCAGTAGTCGCGCCGGCTGAGCGATGACGTAAGTCTGAGCCGAAGCCAGGCCAGGAGAGGGGGATAGGTAAAAAGTCTAAGGGAGCATTTTTGCCACTAAATTTTCGCAGGTTGTTTGATCCATATATTTGGGTACGGCATAGGTGAAATGGGCTTCTTTCAGGGCTGCTTTCGCAATTTTTGGAATATCTTCCTTTTTTAAATCTTTTAACTTATCCGGAATTCCAAACTCTTTTTTCAGGTCGATTACATATTGGATGAATTTTTTAGCCAGAACTATTTCCGAGTCTCCATTCTGTTTTAAACCACAGGTTTCGGCGAGTTTGGCTAATCTATCACTGGCTGAGTCCAGAGAAAATTCCAGGACATAGGGTAATACAATCGCGTTGGCTAATCCGTGAGGTGTTTTATATAAAGCTCCAAAATTGTGTGCAATCGCGTGAACATAACCTACTCCGGCACGAGTAAAAGCAAGACCCGCAAAATAGGAAGCAAGAGCCATATTTTGTCTGGCCTGGACATTGCCGGGATTTTTTACTACTTCTCTCAGGTTTTCGTCTATTAGCTTTGCAGCGGCTAATGAATGCCTGTCGGTATCGGGTAAGGCATTGGAGGAAATAAAAGCTTCTACCGCATGGGTCAATGCATCCATACCGGTAGCTGTAGTTACCCCGGCAGGTAAACCGATCATGAGTTCTCCGTCAAGGGCTGCCATTGACGGAACTAACTTTGGATCCATGAGAGGAGTTTTCGCATGGGTTACCGGGTCAGATACTACCGCGGCGACTGTGGCCTCAGAACCGGTCCCGGCTGTTGTGGGGATTACATAAAGAGGCATAATTGCATTCCAGACCTTAAAAAGACCGGCGAGCTGGGCAATACTTTTATCGTTCGTGGCCCTTGCTGCTAAAACCTTGGCTGCATCAATAGGAGAGCCTCCTCCTATGGCTAAAATGGCATCGCAATTTGTATTTTTAAGAATCTCGAGTCCATTTTCTACCTGATCATAAGTAGGATCCGGTAAAATTTTATCATAGATTTCATAAGCAACCCCATTTTCTTCGAGGGCAGTTAAAATATTTTTTAGAATTCCAATCTTAACAAGGGTTTCATCGGTCACAATAAATATCTTTTTTGTTCCCATTTTAGAAATAGCCCTACAAAGCTCAATAGATGAACCGGGACCCGAAAATAAAGTCGGTTTAGGAAATGGCAATATTTTAGCGGTTTCTTTTAGAACCCAGGCTATATTTTTATAGCCCATTACCTGGATGGAAAAAGGAAACAGATTCGCACCGAGGTCTTCAAAAATTGATAACTCCTTATCGAACATAAACACTCCTTGTATAACTCGTATCCTGACCTTTTCGGAAAGATACACATTCTCTATCTACCCAGCTTATTATTCTTATTTTTAAAGTAAAGCAAGAAACCTGTACCTATAAAAAAGCGAAGCTTAAGTCTTTCTATTCTACTAAGAAACCTTTATTTTAAAAACCTTGAGTCTTTCTTTATCCCAGTTTCTCTCATAAACGAGTTCCTCTAACTTTAGATTTCTTGTATATAAAAATTCTTCTATATTCTTTTTTACAGTCTCTGTAAAAACTATCTCTCCGGCTCCGCAAAGACTCTGGATCTTCGAACAAAGATTCACGGTATTTCCAAAAAAATCAATATTACTATTTAAGTTTACCGAAAGACAGGGTCCACTATGAAGACTGATGCGAATACGTAAACCCAGGTCGTTTTTTTCATGAAAGCGTTTCTGCATTTCAAAAGCCGCCCGCATAGCCAATTCAGGCGAAGGAAATACAAGCATAGCTGCATCTCCAATCGTTTTGGTCAGAGCTCCCTGGTGCTTAGTAACTTCTTCGTATATCCAGACAAAATGTTGTTTTACCCGAGAAAAAGCCTGTCCGTCTCCAAGCTCGGAATATAATTTCGTTGAACCCACCAGATCGGTAAAGAGAATGGTTTGAACCCCCACATCGAGACTTACTCCAATTTGTATTGCTTCTTCCGAAAATATATCGTGAAAATCCTGTAATAAAAATAAATCTTTAGGTCTTAAAGCAAAAGTATCAGGTTCAGTTTTTTCTAATATTAGAACGTTATCACTATCTGAATGATTCCATAAACCCAAGTTTTCTTTTTGAAAAATAACAAACTCTCTTTTACTCATCAACTCTTCGAGGGTCAATTCTCGAAGTTTAGAATCTGCATCTTCTTTAACCTGCATATAATTGTATTCTTTTCTTGTATTTGTACGCATCCTATAGAGTCCGGGTAAAAAATCACAGGAAATTCTAAATTTCTCATTTGCAGTAAAAGCTTTCTGTAAAATAATATGAGATTTTTTTGAGGGTTCTGCACTACAATAAAAACGTTTTGCTACTTTACGAATCGAAGGATGGATATGAAAGGTTATTTCCAAGATGTCCATTCCACCTGTCCGGAAATCAATCTCACAAACTTCACAGCTTGCATTTGGAGGCACTTCTCCAAGGTGTTTCAATTCTTCCCGAACCCCTCTGCAATGCGGACAAACGACATCCCAGCTCATCTGTAATACTCCCAGTCGGGTAGCCTGTAAGAAAAGTTTTAAAACTTCCCTTTCCTCTTCTTGCCACCTTAGGGCTAATTCTTTTACACGCAGACGATAAAGCTCCTCTTCCGTTCCATATTCAAGATGCTCTAAAAAGTTTTGAACGAATACTTCGTTTGGAAATAATTTCATAAGTGATACTTTTGCATTTTCTAATATTCTTTTTCCTCCTTCTTCTAATTGAACCTTTTCTGTTTTTATCTTAATCTGAGATTTCACTTGCAAACTATTTGCGATGTTTTTAAATACAACTCTGTATTTTTTTTCCATGCGGGGCATCGCCATTCTTAAAAGTAATTTACCCCTGAGATTTGCAGGCAGCCAGGCAAAATAAAAATACAAACGCAGCGAATTATTTCCCAATTCTTGCAGATAACCCACGACTCGAACATACTTTGCAAAACCTTTTGTATACTTCCTTGAGTTTTCAATAAAACGCTTATATTCCCACTGCCAGGGAACTTCTTCCCATTCTAATTCAATCCCGACGTTTTTTGTTTTTCCATAAAGCTTTCCACCTTTTTCTTTAAATTGCATCTCGGGAAGCTCTAAAAGCTTATTCGTTTTAGATGTATCAATTATTTCCGGCCATAGTTTTTCGGCGGAACAGTTTAATTCCAGATGCCAGAAATAATCCAGCCGGGAAGGTGTATCTAAAATAGAAGGATTGGGAAACAGTTTTAAAAATTCCTGCAAAGAAAGAATAGTCATCATAAATATACAGGTATCCGTATTTACTCTAAATGCAATATTTTTTTGCAAACACTCTCCTATATTATCATTGTTGATTCTAATCGATTGTAAAACCTTTGACAAAAATTCAGGACTTAAAAACTATGGCTATAGTCTTCAGGGAGGAAGTCAGGTGCAATTCCTGCGCTGTCCCGCAACTGTAATGCCCTAGTGGATAAGCCAGATCTTCCCCTGTATTCGCGCTTCGTGGATTGAGTGTAATACAAACTCACCTGAAAATAGGTGAACGGGGTCCCGAAGATAGATAAATCCGTGGACTTCTTTCATCTAAAATCTGAAGTTTCACGAAATGGAGACCAACATGAAAACTTTAAAGTTCAGCCTTATGCTTTTTCTAAGTATAGGCATCACCCTTTCCAATTGTAAAAACGACGAACAGGATAAAAAAGACAAAGAAACACTCAGTGCTGCTTTCCTTCTTTTACAAAACCAGGCTACGTTCCTTGAAATCAATGGTAAGTTAAGCGATACTTCCGGTACTGCCTTATCCACACACAAACTGGTTTTAAGTACAAATGTTTCTTCTCGGATCGAGAATCCAAGTTTTTCTACACAGGGAACATCTTATACAAGCGATACCTCGGGATATTTTAGCATTCAATTATCTGCTGGTTCCTACAAGATACGGGTATATAACTCCTCAGATACAGAAGTAGGCTCTTTCACTCTAAATGTAAATAGTGCTTCCGATAAACCGAAACCGGAAAATCTGAGTGGTTTAAAAGTGAGCATCATCCGAATTGGCTCTGCTTTCAACAAAGCAAGTGGTTTTACAGGTCTTAGTGGCTATACCTGGTTAAGTAATTTCGGAGGATTTAACAAGATCACCACGAAAAATTGGGGCTTATCCACTATAGAAGAAATCGATTCGAATAACAATGTTGTATACATAAAAGATACAACTGAAACTGCTTATGTAGCCGGCTATTCGAGAATTCGCTTTACTTCGGTGGATACCTACGGTAACTTCCGTTATTGCATCGAGACCTACGGGAAGCAAAGTTTAGAAGAGGCAAAAGCGGTGAATACCAGTTATACCTTTTCTTCCGATACAACAGCTAACTGCGGAGGCTTTAGCTGGTCGATTATGTCCCTGGCTCCGGAATACATGCAGGTAGATATCAGCATAGCCGGAACCGGAACCGACAACTACGGGCAGGTCTGGAAGTTACTGGGAGATAAGTATTCCGGAAATGCTATATATGAATTCAATAATAATTCCGGAGTTTTCTATTACCAGAATGCTTACAACGCTACTTATAATCCGAATAAATTTGGAAGAATACGCTATACAAAACCTGCAAATAAAGTATTTTATTACTGTATAGAAATTTACGATGGAATAAGTCTTGAGGCTGTTCAATCCGATACAACAAAAGTCTATACCTTCGAAAGTGAAAGTTCCAAAACCTGCGGAGGCTTTACTTGGAGTAAGGTAAGTTTAAACTGAGGATAGAACATGAGAGTTTTGTTTATCATTTTTTTTATCAGTATTTGCAGTTTTTGTAATACAAAAAAAACTACTTCAGAGAAACAAAGTCTACTGATTCCTATATTACAAAATGCGAATCTTTCCAATCCGAACTCGCAGGTTAACAATGATAATTCGGAATGTCCTCCTGCTCGCTTACCGGAAAATATATTCCTGGCTGATACGGTTGTATCAGCTCCGGCAGCAAGAGATGCAGATTTTCGCAGGTCATCTAAAGCTGTAAACGGTATTTGCGGAGGAGGAGAAACCTCCGGTTCTACGGACGTCTTCACCCTTGACACAAGCGGAGAGGGGGCCAGTATCATCCTTGCCTGGAACAATAAAAAAGTTTTAAATACAAAAGGAACAGACTTCATTGTTTTTGAAAATCCTTTTAAATACGGGGATGAAAACACCTATTTTATGGAACCCTTGCTGGTTGAAGTTAGCCGCGATATGATTCACTGGTGTGGGTTTTTACCTGCTTATGCAGGGAAGGATGGAAACCAGGAGAGCTATAATACCGATAGGTCAGCCTGGACGAATTTTGCCGGAATTCAACCTGTGTTCTATAACATGGGTACAAATAATCTTTCATTAGAAGATTTATTCATCCCTTCAAAGTCCGGTGGTGAT
Encoded proteins:
- a CDS encoding type IV pili methyl-accepting chemotaxis transducer N-terminal domain-containing protein; this encodes MKFIYKFFLPPLFFLGILILNFLLSFYIVHLKEKDALEINLSGRQRMLSQKMLKELSLFLHSNDESYREELENTIQLFDTSLKALKDGGEASLDLSWKKKVYLLPSEGKTKAQLEIVSQYWLKNQRLIQITIREKQISKDLYHSNIVLLKEMDKAVQLIQGVSEKKLTYLKILQVFVIFIILTGSIGVLIYYNKLILFPLNNLIARMSLLAKNEGDLTQRIPVVSKDEIGKLSQDFNSFSEVLRGKLLKIFYTFREIIVKVSLIIRELYIYSQNFISIERDMDRGKEELNGIEATIRSQDKSIAKNAAFSRNLTEEINRVMSLTEESSKKASLGEEKITQIRNSMDLAISAMDEMLSKNKELTDKVNLIERTIQTIQEISEKTNLLALNASIEAARAGESGRGFSVVASEIGKLAEGSREAVEGINKNLKVILEKIYSNNNSSEEVSQKIIEISNDTGTAMEKISEVLQNIHEMNKITATISDSSVVLTDSIDEVSKNSEVITKNVLNINQRFNSINDSSKRIQTRLELITQDTDEVIHISSSMFKLISSVNLMTEDDFFLEVESAITAHNTWMEKLEAIIEHEEERNIELEHTRCRFGIFYHSSAIPKSNEKIWKEIDGIHKGIHNSAQTIYDLLDSGYKDKARQELQKTKNLSEVLKKNLMACCSIR
- a CDS encoding carboxypeptidase M32 translates to MEKNAFTEYRKYWKELVNLQNVISILHWDSEVTMPPEARPERAGQIAQLSALQHKNFTGNHFLRLIDEAEEFIRRTKPEKESFYLREIEVLRKERNRAVTLPVELVEKFSQKTNLAHGIWESARKNKNFKEFEGILSEIVELSIEMAECYGYDRNRYDALLEGYETGINVEKLDPLFMGLKNSLIPMVNEAREFPNPFKSEISERRQELFNRRLPAALGLPEDMSRLDKSSHPFSTNLGRKDFRITTRYDEKDPISSIMGVLHESGHSLYEMGVGEMEDYPSPLTASVSFGIHESQSRLWENQIGRSRAFWEYYYPSLCKDFEINHYDLPFEDLYNYLNSSAKTKIRVEADQLTYNLHIILRYEIEKELISEGLPVRELPERWNAGMKELFDLQIHNDAEGVLQDVHWSGGGFGYFPTYTLGNIYSAQFFHKFLEDTPDFWKGLMQHGDLSPLSNWLKKNIHLQGKILEPDKLIEKVCGARPKPEYLVKYLKTRLKEFF
- a CDS encoding iron-containing alcohol dehydrogenase, translated to MGYKNIAWVLKETAKILPFPKPTLFSGPGSSIELCRAISKMGTKKIFIVTDETLVKIGILKNILTALEENGVAYEIYDKILPDPTYDQVENGLEILKNTNCDAILAIGGGSPIDAAKVLAARATNDKSIAQLAGLFKVWNAIMPLYVIPTTAGTGSEATVAAVVSDPVTHAKTPLMDPKLVPSMAALDGELMIGLPAGVTTATGMDALTHAVEAFISSNALPDTDRHSLAAAKLIDENLREVVKNPGNVQARQNMALASYFAGLAFTRAGVGYVHAIAHNFGALYKTPHGLANAIVLPYVLEFSLDSASDRLAKLAETCGLKQNGDSEIVLAKKFIQYVIDLKKEFGIPDKLKDLKKEDIPKIAKAALKEAHFTYAVPKYMDQTTCENLVAKMLP
- a CDS encoding adenylate/guanylate cyclase domain-containing protein, encoding MQKNIAFRVNTDTCIFMMTILSLQEFLKLFPNPSILDTPSRLDYFWHLELNCSAEKLWPEIIDTSKTNKLLELPEMQFKEKGGKLYGKTKNVGIELEWEEVPWQWEYKRFIENSRKYTKGFAKYVRVVGYLQELGNNSLRLYFYFAWLPANLRGKLLLRMAMPRMEKKYRVVFKNIANSLQVKSQIKIKTEKVQLEEGGKRILENAKVSLMKLFPNEVFVQNFLEHLEYGTEEELYRLRVKELALRWQEEEREVLKLFLQATRLGVLQMSWDVVCPHCRGVREELKHLGEVPPNASCEVCEIDFRTGGMDILEITFHIHPSIRKVAKRFYCSAEPSKKSHIILQKAFTANEKFRISCDFLPGLYRMRTNTRKEYNYMQVKEDADSKLRELTLEELMSKREFVIFQKENLGLWNHSDSDNVLILEKTEPDTFALRPKDLFLLQDFHDIFSEEAIQIGVSLDVGVQTILFTDLVGSTKLYSELGDGQAFSRVKQHFVWIYEEVTKHQGALTKTIGDAAMLVFPSPELAMRAAFEMQKRFHEKNDLGLRIRISLHSGPCLSVNLNSNIDFFGNTVNLCSKIQSLCGAGEIVFTETVKKNIEEFLYTRNLKLEELVYERNWDKERLKVFKIKVS
- a CDS encoding LIC_13355 family lipoprotein, with amino-acid sequence MRVLFIIFFISICSFCNTKKTTSEKQSLLIPILQNANLSNPNSQVNNDNSECPPARLPENIFLADTVVSAPAARDADFRRSSKAVNGICGGGETSGSTDVFTLDTSGEGASIILAWNNKKVLNTKGTDFIVFENPFKYGDENTYFMEPLLVEVSRDMIHWCGFLPAYAGKDGNQESYNTDRSAWTNFAGIQPVFYNMGTNNLSLEDLFIPSKSGGDHFDLDDLYSGNNSAIGQDCTLLEVKTIQEEGFLYIRLTSASARINPLTQKYFPSDQSAFGTGPDIDGVIARTLGTR